A region from the Silene latifolia isolate original U9 population chromosome 7, ASM4854445v1, whole genome shotgun sequence genome encodes:
- the LOC141592301 gene encoding E3 ubiquitin-protein ligase RGLG2-like — protein MGGNSSKESFRSTSSVRDQHQYQPGYSTPYYAPDNQQYYGNTAPPQMPPTTSTSSGYGGYTHEQKKRLDRRYSKIADDFASLDQVTEALARAGLESSNLIVGIDFTKSNEWTGAKSFNRKSLHHIGDGMNPYEQAISIIGKTLAAFDEDNLIPCFGFGDATTHDQAVFSFYPNDRVCYGFEEVLSQYREIVPHLRLAGPTSFAPVIETAMTIVEQSGGQYHVLLIIADGQVTRSVDTERGILSPQEQKTVDAIVAASKYPLSIVLVGVGDGPWDMMREFDDNIPARDFDNFQFVNFTDIMAKNTHHTRKETEFALSALMEIPSQYKATMELGLLGKRRGTCPEIVPLPPPLNNGRLSANSTSFNYSKPLHSTSVGSSQPVSYGNKSHAGTAPPDPGFSHDMGPGGTSSAYDNQMCPICFTNNKDMAFGCGHQTCAECGQDLQSCPICRSEIQTRIKLY, from the exons ATGGGGGGAAACAGTTCAAAGGAGTCTTTCAGGTCAACTTCGTCGGTTAGGGATCAGCATCAGTATCAGCCTGGGTATTCTACCCCATATTATGCTCCTGATAACCAACAGTATTACGGTAACACGGCCCCACCGCAAATGCCACCCACTACCTCGACGTCGTCTGGTTATGGTGGGTATACACATGAGCAAAAGAAGAGGCTTGATAGGCGATATTCAAAGATTGCTGATGACTTTGCTTCCCTTGATCAG GTGACTGAGGCTTTGGCCCGTGCTGGTCTTGAATCCTCTAATCTTATTGTTGGCATCGACTTTACAAAGAGCAATGAGTGGACAG GCGCCAAGTCTTTTAACAGAAAGAGTTTGCATCATATTGGGGATGGCATGAATCCTTATGAGCAGGCAATATCTATTATAGGGAAAACACTTGCTGCTTTTGATGAAGATAATTTGATTCCGTGTTTTGGATTTGGGGATG CGACAACACATGATCAAGCTGTCTTTAGCTTCTACCCTAATGATAGAGTTTGCTATGGATTTGAAGAAGTCTTGTCTCAGTACAGGGAGATTGTTCCTCACTTACGCCTTGCAG GGCCAACATCTTTTGCTCCTGTGATTGAGACAGCAATGACAATTGTTGAGCAGAGTGGCGGACAATACCACGTTCTCTTGATTATTGCAGATGGACAG GTAACCAGAAGTGTGGATACAGAACGTGGCATACTTAGTCCACAGGAGCAGAAGACAGTTGATGCCATTGTGGCAGCTAG CAAATATCCTCTTTCAATTGTATTGGTTGGGGTAGGGGACGGGCCATGGGATATGATGAGGGAATTTGATGATAATATACCAGCTAGGGATTTTGATAATTTCCAG TTTGTGAATTTCACCGACATTATGGCCAAGAATACTCATCACACCCGGAAGGAGACAGAGTTTGCTTTATCAGCGTTAATGGAAATTCCTTCTCAATACAAAGCAACAATGGAGCTTGGTTTATTAGG TAAGCGTAGGGGAACTTGTCCTGAAATTGTACCACTTCCTCCTCCTCTGAATAATGGGCGTTTGTCAGCCAATTCAACATCTTTTAACTACTCAAAACCTTTGCATTCAACAAGCGTTGGGTCAAGCCAGCCCGTGTCCTATGGCAACAAAAGCCATGCTGGCACAGCTCCACCTGACCCTGGGTTTTCCCATGATATGGGGCCAGGTGGTACAAGCTCTGCTTACGATAATCAG ATGTGTCCTATTTGCTTTACCAACAACAAGGATATGGCTTTTGGCTGTGGACATCAG ACATGCGCTGAATGTGGGCAAGATCTACAGAGTTGCCCCATTTGTCGAAGCGAGATACAGACGAGGATAAAGCTCTACTAA
- the LOC141590236 gene encoding uncharacterized protein LOC141590236, whose amino-acid sequence MKRGTVPFNYLGVIVSPKRLSILDCQCLVERVVDRIRGLGSKKLSYARRIVLIKAVLSTPHCYWAKIFILPKTMISKIEAICRKYLWHGTDHKESPSLVSWDQICKPRKQGGLGVKDFHVWNLATVRNMEHYSITLGYQWLNPDGDVVPWYPWMLNEWIIPKQQFICWLISHQRLLTQDRLLRMGVIQNNKCFLCGLREESLDHLFFACPFNSQCSSLVGDWCRIQMSQLNCIRWWAELRQIAAYKKKVIPLVLAGLMYHVWLCRNRCRIDGYVIRPKVILANVKNNV is encoded by the exons ATGAAAAGAGGGACTGTGCCCTTCAATTACTTAGGGGTCATTGTGTCTCCTAAACGTCTCTCTATTCTGGACTGTCAATGTCTGGTTGAGAGGGTGGTGGACAGAATTAGGGGACTTGGGTCCAAAAAGTTATCTTATGCAAGAAGGATTGTGCTCATTAAAGCAGTTTTAAGCACTCCCCACTGCTATTGGGCAAAAATTTTCATTTTGCCCAAGACTATGATTTCTAAGATTGAAGCTATCTGTAGGAAATATCTCTGGCATGGCACTGACCATAAGGAGAGCCCCTCCCTTGTTTCTTGGGATCAAATTTGCAAACCCAGGAAGCAAGGTGGCTTGGGTGTTAAAGATTTCCATGTTTGGAACTTGGCCACTGTTAGGAA TATGGAGCATTATTCTATAACATTAGGTTATCAGTGGCTTAACCCTGATGGTGATGTGGTACCCTGGTATCCTTGGATGCTGAATGAGTGGATTATTCCAAAGCAGCAATTTATCTGTTGGCTGATATCACATCAGAGATTGCTTACCCAAGACAGATTGCTGAGAATGGGAGTTATACAAAACAACAAATGTTTCTTGTGTGGGTTGCGGGAGGAAAGCCTGGATCATCTCTTCTTTGCTTGTCCTTTTAATAGCCAATGCAGTAGCCTGGTTGGGGACTGGTGCAGGATACAGATGTCGCAGCTGAACTGTATCAGATGGTGGGCTGAACTCAGACAGATAGCTGCCTATAAGAAAAAAGTGATTCCCTTGGTTTTGGCAGGCTTGATGTATCATGTTTGGTTATGCAGAAATAGATGTCGAATTGATGGCTATGTTATTAGGCCTAAAGTCATATTAGCAAATGTAAAGAATAATGTGTAA